One region of Gorilla gorilla gorilla isolate KB3781 chromosome 15, NHGRI_mGorGor1-v2.1_pri, whole genome shotgun sequence genomic DNA includes:
- the TRMT61A gene encoding tRNA (adenine(58)-N(1))-methyltransferase catalytic subunit TRMT61A, whose product MSFVAYEELIKEGDTAILSLGHGAMVAVRVQRGAQTQTRHGVLRHSVDLIGRPFGSKVTCGRGGWVYVLHPTPELWTLNLPHRTQILYSTDIALITMMLELRPGSVVCESGTGSGSVSHAIIRTIAPTGHLHTVEFHQQRAEKAREEFQEHRVGRWVTVRTQDVCRSGFGVSHVADAVFLDIPSPWEAVGHAWDALKVEGGRFCSFSPCIEQVQRTCQALAARGFSELSTLEVLPQVYNVRTVSLPPPDLGTGTDGPAGSDTSPFRSGTPMKEAVGHTGYLTFATKTPG is encoded by the exons ATGAGCTTCGTGGCATACGAGGAGCTGATCAAGGAGGGTGACACGGCCATCCTGTCACTGGGCCATGGTGCAATGGTGGCAGTGCGTGTGCAGCGTGGGGCACAGACCCAGACCCGGCATGGTGTCCTGCGGCACTCAGTTGACCTTATCGGCCGCCCCTTCGGCTCCAAGGTGACATGCGGCCGAGGTGGCTGGGTGTATGTGCTGCACCCCACGCCCGAGCTCTGGACGCTGAACCTGCCGCACCGCACGCAGATCCTCTACTCCACAGACATCGCCCTCATCACCATGATGTTGGAGCTTCGGCCCGGCTCTGTGGTCTGTGAGTCTG GCACCGGCAGTGGCTCTGTGTCCCACGCCATCATCCGCACCATTGCACCCACGGGTCACCTGCACACGGTGGAGTTCCACCAGCAGCGGGCAGAGAAGGCCCGGGAGGAGTTCCAGGAGCACCGTGTGGGCCGCTGGGTGACTGTGCGCACCCAGGACGTGTGCCGCAGTGGCTTTGGCGTGAGCCACGTGGCTGACGCCGTCTTCCTGGACATCCCGTCACCCTGGGAGGCCGTGGGCCACGCCTGGGACGCCCTCAAGGTCGAAG GCGGGCGCTTCTGCTCCTTCTCGCCGTGCATCGAGCAGGTGCAACGCACGTGCCAGGCGCTGGCAGCGCGTGGCTTCTCAGAGCTGAGCACCCTGGAGGTGCTGCCACAGGTCTACAACGTGCGCACTGTCAGCCTGCCACCGCCCGACCTGGGCACAGGCACAGATGGCCCTGCCGGCTCCGACACCAGCCCCTTCCGCAGCGGCACGCCCATGAAGGAGGCCGTAGGCCACACCGGCTACCTGACCTTCGCCACCAAGACCCCAGGCTAG